Part of the Vicinamibacteria bacterium genome is shown below.
CCAACCCGTCCGCCAACGACCCCGCCTCGATCAGCCGCTCGACTTTCCATGTCTCCAGGTCCACGACCGCCACTTGGTGGCTGTGGTCGCAGGAGACGTAGGCAAACCGGCCGTCCGGCCGCACCACCACCTCCTGCGGGGTCCGCGGCACGTTGATGGTGCGCGAGAGCTTCAGGGACGGCAGGTCGAGCACACCCAGTCCGTTGACGCCGAGGAGGGTGATCAGCAGCCGACGGCCGTCCGGGGTGGGGGCGGTGCCGTAGGCGATGCCGGGGAGGCTCACCCACTCCTTCAACTGGTTGGTGGCGGTGTCGATGACCGCGAGCCGCGGCTGGGTCTGGTCGGCGGTGAACACCCAGCGGTCGTCCAAGGAGAGGGAGATGCGCTGGGCGCGGCCGGAGACGGGTATGACCGCCGAGACCTTCCGGGCCACGAGGTCGATGGCGCTGACCGTGCCCACGCCCACGTTCGAGGTGTAGGCGCGTTTGCCGTCCCGGGTCAGGGCCAGCATGTGCGACTCCGGCTGGCCGGTCGGGATCCGCTCCACGATCTGGCGGGTCTTGGGATCGATCACGGTCACGGTGTTCGTGAGCTCGGTGGTGACGTAGAGCCGACCGTCGGTCCCGAACAGGGGACAGTGGGGCCGCTCGGGACGGCCGAAGTCAATGGTGGCCAGGCGGCGCCCGGACGCAATGTCGATCACGTCCAGGGTCTGCCCATCCGTCCCCGGCCGCCCCACGCCGGAGTCGCCGTAGATGGGCACGTAGGCGGTGCGCCCGTCCGGGGAGGCGATCACCTCGTGCCCGGTGACGCCGCTCTCCTCTACCGTGGCCAGCTGGCGGCTCTGCTGGGGATCGATGATCCCCAGGGTGTGGTCGCCCTTGTTGGCCACCAGCAGCAGGCCCCCGGGGGGGCTCGACGCTTTGATCGGAGGCGGCCCCTCCGCGGTCGTCATGGCCAAGCCAAGAAACAACAGGAGCCCGATCCGCGGCATGGAACCTCCTCCGTAGCTGACCCCCGGGTCGCGCGAAGCCCCACCGGGTCCCCTACCCCTGCCGGGCTTTGAGCATGCCAGGGGAGTTCCACTTGATCACGTGGTACACGGCCGGTACGTCGCCCACGTTCTTTATGGTGTGGAGCTGACCGGCGGCCTGGAAGATGACGGAGCCCGCCCCCAGCCGGCGGGTCTCGCCGTTGACGATGGCCTCGACCGTGCCTTCCTTGATAATGATGATCTCCTCGTCCGGGTGCTTGTGGGGGGGATGGGGCGCTTCGCCGGGGGGCAGGGTCGTCACGTGGACCTCAAGCTCGTCCAGGGTGGCGGTGGGGGCCTGAAACACGGGCCGAGACAGACCCTTGGCCGGCTTGGCCACGATGTCCTCCCAGGCGACGGCGGCCGAGCCCATCACGGCTGGCTTCGCGGGTCCGTCGGCCGAAGCCAGGGCGGAGGCGGCAAGAATCACGGAAAGGCTGAGGGGCTTCATGACCGGACCTCCACTGATTCACCCGGGCTCCGGGGGAGTGCAGAGTGTACCGCCAAAAGCGAGCACCCCCGCGGCGCGGCTCCACCCGGGCCTCGGACGAGCCGCCTCGCCGGAGGCGGGATCCCCCGAGGACGCTATTTACACTTATTTGCGAGCGCTCGCCACGGGCGTGACCTATAGTTGATTGCAGCAAGAGCTCCCATGAGTTCACGGCCGCTCGAGGTCGCGGCGGTCATTTTCTTGATCACGGGCACCGTCTCCTGCCTGCCCAGGGCGGCTCCGTCCCGTACCCCCTTGGCCTCCGAGACCGCGGCCCGCCCGCCCGCGGAGAGCGCGCCCACGCCGGCCCCCGCGGGTACGCCCAGCGCAACCGCCCCCAGCCCGGTGGCTCTCGCCGCGAGGAGCTCGGGTGACGACTCTTTCCGGAGCCGCGTCCAGCCGATCCTCGAGCGATGCTGCATGCCCTGCCACTTCCCGGGCGGCCAGATGTACGAGCGCCTCCCCTTCGACCGTGCCGCCGTGGTGCGGTCGAAGTCGGAGCCTCTCCTGCGCCGGCTAAAGGTGGCGGAGGAGCATCGGGTGGTGGAGGAGTGGCTCCGCACCCCGTCCCCCGCGCCCTAGCCGACCGGCCGGGGGCGAGGGACGGTTGAGCGCCGCGCGAAGCACAGGCCCGACCAGGTCTCGTCGATCGCGCAGATCTTGTAGTCGACGAACCCGGCTTGGAGCCCGAACTCGCGAACCGCGCGCTCGTCGAGGTCGGTCTTTGCGCCCGAGGCCTTTTTCCGCCAGGCGATCCAGAGCGCGCCGCCTTCCGAAAGAGCACGGGCGGGAGCGGGAAAGCGCCGGGCCAGGTCCGCCCGGGAGAGGGCAAAAAGGACGATGACGCGGGGGCGTGGCCGGGTCCGCCTCTGCAGACAAACGCCGTCCGGGAGGGCACCGAGCTTCCGCTCGAAGCCCGGCGGGGCGCCGAGAAGGGCGACCAGGCTGCCCGGTCGCAAGCCCAGCTTCTTCGGCAAGGGCGTGCCGGAGTACCCCGCCATCGTGGAGGGGACCAGGGGGCGCGCGGGAGGCGCGGTCAGCGCTCGTTTCAGGGCGCCGCGGATCCCCCGCCACTCCGCGTAGGTTGCGTCGGACAGGAGGCCTCGGACCCGGGCCACCTTCTCCGGCTCGCCCCCGGCAAAGACGATGGGCACCCCGCGCGTCGCGCGCCGCTGACGAAGCAAGACCGCCACTCCACACCCCTGGGAGGGGAGGCGGCCGAGATCGATCACGAAGGCGTAGGGCGGGCGGTCCTGCAGGGGTTTGATCTCGCCGCCATTCTGGGGCGCCCGGACCTCGACGAGGTAGCCCGCATCCCTGAGCCACCGCGCATGGCGGGCGGCCGAGAGCGGCGGACTCCAGTCGATGAGGACCACGCGGTGCACCTTGCCGCAATCCTACCCGAGAGCGGGGCGGCCGGCCGGGGGGAGCCGGCTTTGGCGGCGCTCCTAGGTCCCTACTCCAGCCGGAGCCGATAGCCGACACCGGGCTCCGTGACCAGGTACCGCGGCCGCGCGGGATCGGGCTCCAGCTTGTGGCGGAGCTGGCCCATGTAGACGCGCAGGTACTGGGTCTCGGAGGCGTAGGCCGGGCCCCAGGCTTCCTTGAGCAGGTGGCGGTGGGTCAGGACCTTCCCCGCGTTGCGCACGAGGGCGGCCAGGAGGCGGTACTCCGTGGGCGTGAGGTGCTTCTCCTCGCCCCCCACGAAGACCTGCCGCCGGGCGAGGTCCACCCGGATCTCGCCGCGCGTGAAAACCGCCTTCTCGTCTCCGCCCGCGAGGGCCTCGTGGTGGCGCTGGGCCACCCGCATGCGGGCCAGCAGCTCGTCCACTCCGAAGGGCTTGGTCAGATAATCGTCCGCCCCCGCGTCGAGCGCGGTCACCTTGTCCTTTTCCTGGCCCCGGGCCGAGATCACGATGATGGGTATTTGCGACCACTCGCGCAGCCGTCGCGTGACCTCGATTCCGTCCATGTCGGGCAGACCCAGGTCCAGGAGGACCACCTCCGGGTTCCGGGTGGCGGCCTCGGTGAGGGCCGCGGTTCCGGTCTCCGCCTCCGCGAGGCGGTAACCGTGCCCCACGAGGGCCGCGCG
Proteins encoded:
- a CDS encoding cytochrome D1 domain-containing protein, whose amino-acid sequence is MPRIGLLLFLGLAMTTAEGPPPIKASSPPGGLLLVANKGDHTLGIIDPQQSRQLATVEESGVTGHEVIASPDGRTAYVPIYGDSGVGRPGTDGQTLDVIDIASGRRLATIDFGRPERPHCPLFGTDGRLYVTTELTNTVTVIDPKTRQIVERIPTGQPESHMLALTRDGKRAYTSNVGVGTVSAIDLVARKVSAVIPVSGRAQRISLSLDDRWVFTADQTQPRLAVIDTATNQLKEWVSLPGIAYGTAPTPDGRRLLITLLGVNGLGVLDLPSLKLSRTINVPRTPQEVVVRPDGRFAYVSCDHSHQVAVVDLETWKVERLIEAGSLADGLAWAVARP
- a CDS encoding cupin domain-containing protein; the protein is MKPLSLSVILAASALASADGPAKPAVMGSAAVAWEDIVAKPAKGLSRPVFQAPTATLDELEVHVTTLPPGEAPHPPHKHPDEEIIIIKEGTVEAIVNGETRRLGAGSVIFQAAGQLHTIKNVGDVPAVYHVIKWNSPGMLKARQG
- a CDS encoding response regulator, with product MVNSGRSGGGTALDTAPERLVLLVEDEPQMRRFLRAALVGHGYRLAEAETGTAALTEAATRNPEVVLLDLGLPDMDGIEVTRRLREWSQIPIIVISARGQEKDKVTALDAGADDYLTKPFGVDELLARMRVAQRHHEALAGGDEKAVFTRGEIRVDLARRQVFVGGEEKHLTPTEYRLLAALVRNAGKVLTHRHLLKEAWGPAYASETQYLRVYMGQLRHKLEPDPARPRYLVTEPGVGYRLRLE